The nucleotide window AAGTTTTcattcttttattagttaatttccaattttagttaatttcatctttagttcaattttgatttcttaaATTTAATCCAATTTGATTGTCTGGATATtagtaaaattaatataaaattttaaattaaagataatcctcgtgggaatgatatcttACTCACTCTTTATTACTTATACGAATTCGTGCACTTGCAGACACGTATCAAGTTTTTACACAGTATACTCCGCTAGTTCAAGTTGTATGTAACTAGGAACATTAATGAGCCCCATATTTGTTTTTGGGTCAAACAACAGCATGGAATATGAGTATGCAAAGTACCTTGAATTTGAGATTGCTGCGTAATCGGGTGCCTTCATGACTAATGTTGGTATTCACATAAAAAGGCAAATGAGAGTATAAGGAAGAGTGCCAAAATGTGTTGTTCATATCTATAAAATAAGTGTAAACAAATAAAGAAATAAGGAACGAATTGAAAATTAAGGTTTTTGCATGTTTTAATTCATGATGATTTGTTGATTttcatttctattttattttgattgtgtTTTTTGAATCTCATGAAAATACTATCTTATTAGTGGAAATAGACtaatgaaattgcatgtttggttAGCGCGCAAAGTTTAATTGCTTTATTGAAATGTATAAAGTTCTATTTGAGAATGAACAGGTTGAAATGATTAAACTATGGAATTTAACTTTTGAATTTTTGATTGAGGTGATTAAATTATAGCATTTGGGTGGAATTATTCTTTTCTGATTTGATTTATCAAATTTGCAACCATCTTTCTCAAATATCTCATTTGTGCTTTATATATTCTTTTGCTTGGGAACAaacaaaaactcaaattttgTGGTATTTGATATATAGTATTTTAATAGAGTTAATTGTATTAATTCATGTAAATATTTagtcatttaattaattttaattatatttttatagttTTATTTAGCTAAAagttaatttctttctttttaattgatatttgttcTTTTTAGGAAAAATTACAAAGATAGATGAAAGTTGTAGAGAAGTCTAAAATTGAGTAGAAATTCTTACCCCTAGCCATGAAATTCACATGGTCAGCTGTGGAATTGAAGAATTCACATGGCTTCTTATGGGATGGTAATAGGGTACACGGTCAGCCATGAGATTGCCTCCTACACTCAACTCATGGCTGGCCATGAATGGTCTGTTGAGATTATTTTTCATCCAATAGATTTTTGACACATCATCAAAAGTGGGGGAATAATCCAAAAGTAAGGGGAGTTGGGAATTTCTAAATGAGGAAGGGGAAGAGACATTTTGGAGgctcccaaaacacaaaaatataCACCAATTTCTATTGGAGTAAGGGATTTAAAAGGGGGATTTTTGAAGCTTGAAGGAGGACACGAATTCACATCCTATAGAGTTTTATCTTCTTCCTTTTAAGTTCATTTCTTGGGGAGAATCTCATTTTTGTTGAATGATGTTGAGTTTTGATTGTTTGAGTTTTATTGTAGTTTTTGTCATAATGAGTGGCTGGATATTTTAGCTAAAAATTTGATGTAGCTTGACTTGATTTAATCTCTAGattttgatctaattttcttTACGTTGCTAATAGTTGTTATTTTTGAGTTTAATGCTTTTGAGTATCTTGGAAAATACTTGAATGTTGTTAGATTTATAATCTATGGTTAGAAAATATGATTATGAGTTTGATTTGATTACAGTTGTTATAGATTTCAATTAAGAGCAGAAACGATGGTTGAGTTTATAGGGTTTTATTAAAACAATCTTTCTCTTAATACTCTAATTAATTGAGTAATTCTCTATTAGGAAATAgagattaattttttaattagaagGTTTGATGATGCTTAAAAGGGATTATTAAATGCTTTTGATTATTAACCCTTGCAAGAGTAgttaaaattgattattaaaCAAAATTGATTGATATTAGTTATTGACCTAAGTGAAATCAATATTTCTAgccatttttatttgaatttaaacCTAAAGTTTTCAttgcttttattagttaatttccaAATTTAGTTAATTTCATCTTTAGTTCATTTTTGATTTCTTAAATTTAATCCCATTCGATTGTCTAGATATTAGTAAAATTAACACAAATTTCAGTAATTAAAGACAATCTCATAGGAACAATATTTTACTCACTTGTTATTGCTTATACGAATCCGTGCACTTGCCGACATGTATCACTAACTTGCACAATTTTCTAACCTAAGATACAAAAATTCAACTTAGAAGATCCAATTAAAacataagcctttttcctcatgtCTGGTAGATAGCTCGTTATGCTATGCAGGTAGCTCGTTATATTAGATAGATATCTCTAAAaatttgttagaattatgactcaaaatcttaGTTGGATTTGGAGAGATATTTTCCTAATTTAAAtgagagaaatattcctcaataggatagaGAAATATTTAgaatagaactcttattttagtattatttttaaattgagtgggactcctaatcagattagaATTAAGAGAATtcacactataaataggagaatggtggAAAATGTTATTTGACTTTTAGCTCATGGAGTGAAGTTGTCACCCATAGTAGAGAAGGGCCTTGCCTATTACTGTGAATTTGGCTCTGCTCATTGATGAGGGACTTGTGTCCGTTGCAATAGAGAGAGGCTTCGGCTTAAGGTAgagaaaggacatagaattcaagaggaagggattcttatccattggtgagagggctcttaCCCATACAGTTAAAGACACCGTTTGTGGTGTAATGTTgtagtagtaaatatattgaattatatttaTAGGAGATTAAGAtggactaactaatgtatttactacgggtagtttgatgtagTATGAGTTTTCTTGGGTATAATTGGGTTTATGGGTAGTATAGTTTgagcttgtaattgatgattattattttattatagtagaagatggcatgcccatggatgtagctctatgttgagagggtgaaccacataaatattgatattttatatgtttgttttatttctttatagtttACACACTTTTGCGGTGcataacaaattggtatcagagcatggggaCGATCTTAGTGCATTTGATTGAAGGTGGAGCTACTGCGACATGTAGAAAGTTGAACATACAATAATAGTGAATGTGGAGAGTTGAAATTAAGGTGAAGTCCTTGATGCGAAATCATGATGGTTGAGgatgtgaaaattttttgaagaaagaagcaagttacacccaagatgaagattgaaGATTTGTAGGGTTCAAGTTCAAGCATAGAAATGTGATGATTGAAGACACCTAAGAATTTGAGGTATATAATGGTTtatggattttgagtcaaggtggagattgttagaattatgactcaaaatcctagtggAATTTGGAGAGACATTTTCCTAATTTGCAtgagagaaatattcctcaacaAAATAGAGGAATATTTAGAGtataactcttattttagtgttatttctaAATTGAGCGGGACTTCTAATCAGATTAGAATTGAGAaaattaacactgtaaataggaGAATCGTAGAAAAGATTATTTAGCTTTTAGCTCATAGAGTGAGGATGTCGCCCATTGTAGAGAAAGGTTTTACTACTTGTTGtggatttggctctgcccattgataAGTGGCTTTTGCCCATTGCAATGGAGAGGCTCTTCGGCTTAAGAtggagaaaggacatagaattcaagatgAAGGGATTCTTATCCATTGGTAGGAGAGCCCTGGCTCATATAGTTGAAAACACCATTTGTGGTGTAATGTTGTAGTAAtaaatatattgagttatgtTTATAAGAGACTGAaatggactaactaatatatttactatgaacaGTTTAATATAGTATGGGTTCTCTTGAGTGTAATTGAGTATAATATAATTTGAGCTTGTAATTTATGATTATTATTTGATTATAGTGGAAGATAGTATATACATGGATGTAACCTTGTGTTGAGAAAGTAAACCAGGTAAATATTAGCATTttgtatatttcttttatttttttgcagTTTCATGATgcataacaaaattaatatttaaatcagGAAAAAAAAGCAGTAAAATTGCAAATGCgtagaaaatttaaattttttctctATTCTAgacaaaaagggaaaaaaatccAATATGTAAATGCCAAATATCCACTCTTGATGAAGTTCAACATTGATCAACATTCaaaatctatttttttttccattaaaaCCGCATTTAATATGGGATATAatatatttcatgtaatttaatcaaatatataatataatataattattattttatctttatatttaataataataataataataataataataataataattttttattatttttttcaatattttatttatttttgatggtaATATCGTGAGAGTACTCACAGTGAAAGTACCAACAGCACTTAAGAATGTCAATAGATTGGGCATTTTCGGATATGAACCGATCTTAATACACCattattttggttattttggttagTATATTATTAAGTTTGGAACTAGtttgtttttaatatttaatactaacaagtttgaattttatatattgaGTGTTAATATTCTGAActctaaatataaaaatatatattttatatttttatttatagattttgaaatattatattttaaaaaatatataatttaaatattttaaagaattattaaaattttacaatataaatattacaaatattatataaattacaaattaaatatataaaactaaATAGAATTGGATATATTTAAGTAAcatttggagttatgataattaGGTTTGGGTAGGATATAGATAGTTTAGAAAGAATTTTAATCTAGTTTAAAATGAGCTTGAATATTTAAGTAATTAATCAAGTTTAGATTTATGCTAGTAGGGTGATCTGTAAGTACCTTATCCATTATCATCATTAAGGATGGTAATTGGTAGTAGATAGTACTTTTGTGGTGACAACTAGTAGTTAATACGGTGGTGTTGATGACAATAATAACTGGGTATTGGTGAAGGAGTGATACTGCTTGTGGTcggtaattgtaataaaattatggcaataaaaaaataaatgaaaataagtaATACAATTACGtacattttttatataaaaaataattacattaattaaagTGTAATTGGTTGCATAATATAATTACCAATCCATtacattaaattattattatataactaaacaaaataagggaAGATAGATATGCATTCcattattataattttgatacaTCTTACTAAACATAATCTAGTTGGGTACCCAAACAATGGTATCACTATTAACGAAGTGACAAATTGGAGGTCCTCCAGGCTTAACCTTTAGGATCTGGAAGGCAATATGCTTGGGGTTCCAAGCCGATGTATCTGCGTGGCAAACTGCAATGGCTTTAGCTTTGGAGCCATCAACGCCTTCCAATGGAATCGTATAAGCCTTCATGGCATTGATTGTATGACAGTAAAATACAGCATATGCGTTGTGGCACACTATTTGATTATCTCCAATCATTTTGATTCCCTTTAACATTGTATACTCCTGTTCTTTATTCTTCTTTTCTGCCTCATTCGCAAGCGCCTGAACTTTCTTCCCAAACTTTGTAATGACAAAATCAACTAGTGATTCTAAAGATGTAGCACAATATTTATTTTCTCCCCTAATATTTGGTGCCTCACAGTCTTCAATTGTTCGTTTTGCAGTTTGAGCTTCCTTTGACGAAGGTTCTATGGAAAAATATTTGAGAATTTGTGGTAACATATTGCTTGAAAATGATATGGTCTCAGCAATTTTTCTTGGCAAGAAATTggaggttttgtttgatttagtaAAATTAAGGGTCATGTTTTTGTGAGGAAGGAGATCATCATATAAGAAGAATATAGTGGGTGTACTTGGTATGAAACTAGTTTTTCTCAATTCATTCCAATATGCAACGTTATACTCAACTCCGTTTTGTCCATAGCCTCCCCTGGAGTTGATAGAGTCGTCCTCTGCAAATGAAATAGTGATTTCGTTTCCTGCATGCAATATATAATTGCAAATCAAGAAAAAGATAACGCTTGACATGAATCAATGTGTACGATTTTCACTAAgtgtttaaaatatataatagcaTTCAAGAAGGGTTGGGGTTGGGGGGGCGGGGGGCGGCGGGCTGTGGTGGGGGAGGGTGAGGTGGGTGGGGTTGAGGGGGGTGGGTGTGTGGTGGTGTGGGGGTGGGTGGTGGGGAAAGGAGGGGTTGGTGGCGTGGATGGCAATTTAATATTTTACTGAAgcaagataaataaataaataaagcaacTTGTAATGGATTGTTTTTCACTAATACGACGattgaaaaagaaagagaaaatgaaactaaccaGGCTGTAAAAGATCTTGTAGAGCTTTGGGCATGGATGTGTTTGGTAGCATGGACTTCCAATACACCTCTGCAGGTAAAGAAGCATTGCTTTGCTTCCTCTTAAAGCAAGCTGCCAAACTTATATTAATTAGTTTCTGATCTTATTTGCATCTACTAACACATATATAACAAGCagattttttttttgacaattaaGCATATATAGAATAAAATTTAGTGCTCACACAGAATAAAGCAAAGATGGAAAGAAGATGAAACTCCATAGGAACTCCAAAAGATTTCTATTGAAAATTTGGAACAAGCTACCTAGTGAGAATGGGATGTGCAATAAGTGTGAGAATATTAACTTACGCACAACCCAGAAACCAAGTTAGCTAGAATGACAAGgacaagacttagaatttgatggTGATACTTGCAAATTGGCTTTAATTTTATTTGTCGGTTCTGTGGTCATAGTCTTCCACGAAGAAACACGTGCGTTTACCCAAGACGAAAAGGGGAATGGATAGTCCTCCACTGAAAAAGACTCTAGCTATCTATCCTTGGACAGACTTAAAATTTTTCTCGACTAAATTAGGATGTACCGTTTGAAGAAGTTTGTTGCATTACTGAACAAAGAGATATACAGCAGTATATATACATGTGTACACAACAAGGATAAACCCAACATAGATAATATTAATCTGAACATTAGTTACAACAAGATCAAGCTTATCACACCCCCTCAATTCAAACCAGGAGCTGATCGGATTGTTAGTCAATCTCAAAGCTGTTGATGTCTCTATCGTGAAAGAGCTTTAGTTAAGAGATCTACAATTTGATCCTTCGAAGAAATATACTTGATCTGAAGTTCCTTTTTGGCTACAATATCGTGAACAAAATGAAAATCAACTTCGACGTGGCACCCACATTGTCACACCACAAGTTCGGATAGGCAGAAGACCCGTAGCCAATATCTCGAAGAAGAGATTGGAGCCAGATGACATCTGTTGTGGCAGAGCCAACGGCTCGATATTTAGCTTTGGTAGAACTCTTTGCAACGGTTGGTTGTTTCCTCGTTCACCACGATACAAGATTGTCACCTAACTACACAGTAAAACCAGTGATTGACTTGCAGTCATCGGGATTGGTTTCCCAATCTGCATCAGCATAGGCATTGATATGGTTTGTTTTAGGTCGAGAAATGAGAAGACCGTAAGTTTGTGCAGCCCGAAGATACCGCAGAAGGCGTTTCACAGCCACCTAATGTTTtaggataaatttcaataattatcccTAAACTTATATAATTGTAACactataatttttcaattttaaaatgtaacataaaaccctttaaatttttcaattttacacAATAAAATCTCTCTGACTTTTAATTACTGATTTTCCAGTTAGAAATTAATATGAATAGCTCTTGCATGgtacttagtcaacatttctctctcttctcttatacaaagtgtaaaattattctctctatgcataaaaaattattttgtctacAGTGATATGAATGAtttaatttacacatggcttgagagagaaaaaaaaaatactgactaagctctaCGCTGGAACTATCCAGGTCAGTGGCTAACTGAAAAACGAGaaattggaggttagagggattttactgtacaaaatttgaaagttaatggggttttatgttatatttttaagagGGACTGTAATGTTATAACTAGATAAATTCAAGGACAACTGTTAAAATTTATCCCAATGTTTCATGGTTGGTTTGTGCATGAACTGAGATACGTGATGGACTACATAGGAGACGTCTGGCCATGTCAATGAGAGATATTGAAGGCCACCTACTACGCAATGGTATAAAGTAGGATCTGGAGCTAGTGCACTGTCCCGAAGTGTTAGTTTCACTCTGATGAATGTTGGTGTTGAAATCTCATTACATTTTGACATATTAGCTTTGATTAGCAAATCTCCTATGTACTTACTTTAAGTGAGAAGCATTCTAGTGGGCAAATGTTGGACTTTGACACTGAGAAAATAGTCAAGTCTAGCCAAATCCTTGACCATAAAACATTATTGGAGAGAGTGAATCTGTTAAACTTTGAGTAGAGATGAACTAAGAAAATAGAGAAATAACAagctaaaggaaaaagaaaaaattttcaatagcAGAACTTCTCTCATTCTTTAGTGAGAGCTGAAATTTCATTCATAATATAGGCATACGAGAGTTGTTTACATTGATTACAAAAAGCTAACTTCCCCAGCAACTAAAGTAAGCAAAGCATGGCTGGAAGTATGGTAAAAAGTTACCTAATACAACTGCAAAATTAcatcagcaaaaaaaaaaaaaaaaaacattttcagTACAGACTCTAGCTTAGAATTAAGCAACTAAGCATCTAGGAAAAATCACATTTTAGTCAACACTCCTCCTTAAGATTTTTTCTTGATACTCCAAGCTTTTTCCTCAGCTCTTCAAACTTGTTCTTTGTCAAAGCTTTAGTAAGTATATCAACAAGTTGTTCTTCAGACTTATAATGCAACAACTTAATCTCTGAATTCTTTTTAGCTTCCCTTAGAAAATGAAACTTCACCTTGATGTGCTTAGTTTTTCCATGATGAATAGGATTATTTGCAATGGCAATTGCAGATTTGTTATCACACCAGATAACCATAGGTTCACATTGCTCCATTCCCAAATCTTTCAATAGCTTcctaagccaaattgattggtttGCAGCAGCAGCTAAAATATATTCAGCTTCTATAGCAGATTGAGCCACCACTTCCTGTTTCTTAGAATTCCAAGAGAAAGGACCTaaacccccccaaaaaaaaaaaaaaagcctgatGTGCTCTTTAAATCATCTACACACCCAGCCCAATCACTATCCACATAGCTTTCAAGTTTCACAGGTCTTCCTTTTAGAAACCATATACCATAATCAATAGTACCTTTTAAGTATCTCAACACTCTCTTAGTAGCAGCTAAATGCACTTGACTTAGTGAATGCATAAATCTAGATAATAAGCTAGTTGACTACATTAAATCAGTCCTTGATGTAGTCAAGTATAGTAGACTACCAACTAAACTTCTATACATTGAAGCATTTGCTTTCTCAATTGCATCTTCCTTGCTAAGTTTTTCGTTCACAATTAGAGGAACTGCCATAGATTTGCATTTATCCGTATTGAACCTTTTCAACATTTCAAGAGCATATTTTCTTTAAGATATAAAGATTCCTTCAATACTTTGCTCAATTTCTATACCAAGAAAGTAGCTCATACTCCCTAAATCAGACATCCCAAACTCAGTTTGCATTTTCAGTTTAAAATCATTCAATAACTGAAAATTTCCACCAGTCACTAATATATCATTAACATATAGTAACACTATCAGCTGAAATTTATCTCCATCACCACTCACATGCAAGGTTAGTTCATTCTCACTCCTCCTAAATCCATTTTGGATCAGATTTGAGTCAATCCTTGCATACCAAGCTCTAGAAGCTTGTTTCAGGCCATAAAGAGCTTTTTTCAGCTTatacattttgtcattttgacccTGCACCTCAAATCCTTCAGGTTGCTACACATAAATTTCTTTAGTCAATAAACCATTCAAAAATGCAGATTTGACATCCATAGAACATTTGCCATTGTTTTTGAGCTGCTAAagacaataataatttaatagtATCATGCCTAGTAATTGGAGCAAATGTATCTCCATAATCCACCCCTAGCTATTAAGCATATCCTTTAATAACAAGTCTAGTTGTATATCTGAAAATAGAACCACCAGGATTTACTATAGTTTTGTAAACCCATTTTACACCAATTACATTTTTACCTTTATGATGGTGATGATGATAGTAACTAGTAGTTGATGGCAACAGCGGCAATGACAATAGTTGCTAATGGTGGTTTCCAAGTAGTGATAGCGGTGGTTACTACTTATTGTTGGCAATTGCAATAAAATTATGGCaatgaaaaaataaatcaaaataagtAATACAATTGCTCAGATTtttgtatataaaaataattacattaattaaagTGTAATTGGTTGCATTATATAATTACCAATCCATTacgttaaattattattatataactaAACAAAATAATGGAAGATAGATATGCATTCCATTATGATAATTTTGATTACATCTTACTAAACATAATCTAGTTGGGTACCCACAATGATATCGCTATTAAGTAAGTGACAAATTAGAGGTCCTCTAGGCTTAACCTTCGGGATCTGGAAGGCAATATGCTTGGAGTTCCAAACTGATGTATCTGTGTGGCAAACTGCAATGGCTTTAGCTTTGGAGCCATCAACGCCTTCCAGTGGAATCGTATAAGCCTTTGTGGCATTGATTGTATGACAGTAAAATACAGCATATGCATATCTCAGCTTGTGGCACACTGTTTGATTATCTCTAATCATTTGGATTCCTTTTAAAATAGTATACTGCTGTTCTTTATTCTCCTTTTCTGCCTCATTTGCAAACATTTAAACTTTCTTCCTAAACTTTGTAATGACAAAATCAACCAGTGATTCTGAAGTGTTGTGCACCGCAAAAGCATGTAAACTGCAAAGAAACAAAGCAAACacacaaaacaccaatatttacgtggttcaccctctacacatagggctacatccatgggcatgacatcttccactatcaataataataaatcattaattacaagcttaaaactatactacccataaacctaattacacccaagagaacccatataacatcaaactgctcatagtaaatatattagttaatcccTCTCAATCTTCTCTAGacataactcaatatatttactattacaacactacaccacaaagggtgccttcaactatatgggcaagagcccttTCACCAATGGACAataatcccttcctcttgaattctatgtccttactcCACCTTAGGCCAAAACCTCTCTGCactgcaatgggcaaaagcccctCATCAATGAGCAGACCCAAATCTGTAGCAATTGGCAAggcccctctctacaatggggGTGACAACCTCACAAAGTCAAATAACACTTTTcaacattctcctatttatagtgttaattccctcaatcctaatctgattaggagtcccactcaatttaggaataacactaaaataagagttatactttatataggaaatattcctttatcctattaaggaatatttctcccactaaAATTAGGAAAATGTCTCTCCAAATTccactaggattttgagtcataattctaataatctccaccttgactcaaaatccataAATCATTACATACCTCAAATTCGTAGGTGCCTTCAATCATCACATCTCTATGCCTGAGCTTGAAGCCTTCAAATCATTAATCTCTCCAATCTTtatcttgggtgtaacttgcttctttcttcaaaaaattttcatgttATCTTCTTGATTTTGCATTAAGAGCTCCACCTCAATTTCAAGTTTCCACCACAACCATTATTGCATGTGCAAATTTCTACATGTCGCAGCAGCTCCACTTTCAACCAAACTCACCCAAATCATTCCATGCTTTAATACCAATTTGTTGTGCACCGTGGAAGCAtgtaaactgcaaagaaataaagcaaacacacaaaacactaatatttacgtggttcaccctctccacatagggctacatccacgggcatgccatcttccactattaataataataaatcattaattaCAAGCTCAAAACTATACTACCCATAAACCCAATTATACCCAAGAGAACCCATATAATATCAAaca belongs to Hevea brasiliensis isolate MT/VB/25A 57/8 chromosome 4, ASM3005281v1, whole genome shotgun sequence and includes:
- the LOC110664093 gene encoding BURP domain-containing protein 14-like produces the protein MYKLKKALYGLKQASRAWYARIDSNLIQNGFRRSENELTLHVSGDGDKFQLIVLLYVNDILVTGGNFQLLNDFKLKMQTEFGMSDLGSMSYFLGIEIEQIPLIVNEKLSKEDAIEKANASMYRSLVGPFSWNSKKQEVVAQSAIEAEYILAAAANQSIWLRKLLKDLGMEQCEPMVIWCDNKSAIAIANNPIHHGKTKHIKVKFHFLREAKKNSEIKLLHYKSEEQLVDILTKALTKNKFEELRKKLGVAVKRLLRYLRAAQTYGLLISRPKTNHINAYADADWETNPDDCKSITACFKRKQSNASLPAEVYWKSMLPNTSMPKALQDLLQPGNEITISFAEDDSINSRGGYGQNGVEYNVAYWNELRKTSFIPSTPTIFFLYDDLLPHKNMTLNFTKSNKTSNFLPRKIAETISFSSNMLPQILKYFSIEPSSKEAQTAKRTIEDCEAPNIRGENKYCATSLESLVDFVITKFGKKVQALANEAEKKNKEQEYTMLKGIKMIGDNQIVCHNAYAVFYCHTINAMKAYTIPLEGVDGSKAKAIAVCHADTSAWNPKHIAFQILKVKPGGPPICHFVNSDTIVWVPN